In one Brevibacterium sp. CBA3109 genomic region, the following are encoded:
- a CDS encoding GntR family transcriptional regulator codes for MGTEDAAGKPLAEQVYENVSRLIVSGELAAGEPLVQEKIAAQFDVSRTPVRDALTQLTTDGLATLVASRGYFVTDLSRNQVEDVFEVRAALEELALRSAFGRHTPRDLLHLRTLAAEARLCSPTDGMEVFDVSLRFHRRLVEPCPNGYMLELLGSVWSHPVQRRIALTYTPGREHVERVASDHERIIDALEAHDLAKATEILRICHDPADERGGPIVE; via the coding sequence ATGGGCACGGAAGACGCCGCAGGCAAGCCGTTGGCCGAGCAGGTCTATGAGAACGTCAGTCGATTGATCGTGAGCGGGGAACTGGCCGCCGGTGAGCCTCTGGTGCAAGAGAAGATCGCGGCGCAGTTCGACGTATCCCGGACTCCTGTGCGCGACGCGCTGACTCAGCTGACGACCGATGGTCTGGCGACCTTGGTGGCCTCGCGCGGGTACTTCGTCACGGATCTCTCGCGAAATCAGGTCGAAGATGTCTTCGAGGTGCGCGCGGCTCTCGAAGAACTCGCGCTCCGATCGGCTTTCGGCAGGCATACACCCAGGGACCTGCTTCATCTGCGAACCCTTGCTGCTGAGGCGAGGCTGTGCAGCCCGACGGATGGTATGGAGGTTTTCGACGTCTCTCTCAGGTTCCATCGTCGATTGGTCGAGCCGTGCCCCAATGGCTACATGCTCGAGCTCCTGGGCTCGGTCTGGAGCCACCCTGTGCAGCGACGCATCGCACTGACGTACACGCCGGGCCGGGAGCACGTGGAGCGGGTCGCTTCCGATCATGAACGGATCATAGACGCCTTGGAGGCGCACGATCTGGCGAAGGCCACGGAGATTCTGCGGATCTGCCACGATCCCGCGGACGAACGTGGAGGCCCCATCGTGGAATGA
- a CDS encoding aromatic ring-hydroxylating dioxygenase subunit alpha yields MADHILNTWYVAAWSDEVTNKPIRRMICEQSIVLYRISDDQAKALADRCAHRAFPLSKGRMLGDSIECGYHGFTYGPDGRCTKVPGQTTLPERAVVRSYPLHEKDGWIWVWMGGDPADADPSDIPDTHWMNDPNWTSVEHSLQVDCRAELVHDNLLDLTHESFLHKTTVGDDYIYEYGITVEVDDNVVLVDRLMPSVPAPPLYADTMGIDGNWDRFHATEFFVPNNLTLHSGITAEGAPREEGYLIKVLNAITPIDAHTCWYYYSFARNFAVDNVEATEQLREGLGLVLEEDKDALEAQELGMQTRPGREFDVLIAQDGGVAKARRIHQALLKKEAKEREAKEPRRPGAPANTKPIGAAARRQAQKAAAAGAGRSAAESTTSAEATSTAAGGR; encoded by the coding sequence ATGGCTGATCACATCCTTAACACCTGGTACGTTGCGGCATGGTCGGATGAAGTGACGAACAAACCCATCCGGAGAATGATCTGCGAACAATCCATCGTTCTCTACCGCATTTCCGATGATCAGGCCAAGGCGCTTGCCGACCGTTGCGCCCATCGGGCGTTCCCCTTGTCCAAAGGTCGAATGCTGGGTGACTCCATCGAGTGCGGTTATCACGGCTTCACCTACGGACCTGATGGGCGGTGCACGAAGGTTCCCGGCCAGACGACGCTGCCAGAGCGGGCAGTCGTCCGTTCCTACCCCCTTCACGAGAAGGACGGCTGGATCTGGGTATGGATGGGGGGCGACCCTGCGGATGCCGATCCCAGCGATATTCCGGACACCCATTGGATGAATGATCCCAACTGGACCTCCGTCGAGCACTCCCTCCAAGTCGACTGTCGAGCCGAACTCGTGCACGACAATCTGCTCGACCTCACCCACGAGTCCTTCCTCCACAAGACGACTGTCGGCGACGACTACATCTACGAATACGGCATCACAGTCGAAGTCGACGACAATGTGGTGCTGGTGGACAGACTCATGCCCTCCGTACCCGCACCGCCACTGTACGCAGACACGATGGGAATCGACGGAAACTGGGATCGCTTCCACGCCACCGAATTCTTTGTCCCCAACAACCTCACACTTCACTCGGGCATCACGGCAGAGGGCGCGCCACGAGAAGAGGGCTACCTCATCAAAGTGCTCAACGCCATCACCCCGATCGATGCTCATACCTGCTGGTACTACTATTCATTCGCCCGCAACTTCGCCGTCGACAACGTCGAAGCCACCGAGCAGCTTCGTGAGGGTCTGGGTCTGGTGCTCGAAGAGGACAAGGACGCGCTCGAGGCGCAGGAGCTGGGAATGCAGACACGCCCCGGCCGGGAGTTCGACGTCCTCATTGCCCAGGACGGCGGCGTCGCCAAGGCCCGTCGCATCCACCAGGCGCTATTGAAGAAGGAAGCCAAGGAACGCGAGGCGAAGGAACCTCGCCGACCCGGCGCGCCGGCGAATACAAAGCCCATCGGTGCAGCAGCTCGCCGACAAGCGCAGAAGGCGGCGGCAGCCGGCGCGGGAAGGTCCGCAGCCGAGTCGACCACCTCGGCGGAGGCCACGAGCACCGCAGCCGGCGGGAGGTGA
- a CDS encoding PDR/VanB family oxidoreductase produces the protein MWMLERANSLSAAPTMPDGSRVLAANPDSAERGDPWRWSITLHTSPDGVSTSVKTDESFVVHTVELLDATHCSTVLTRCTGDVIVVAVKTGEALITVPDGPWQRRIHPGDSFVLEGEVNETIRVELTDTQSTAPSTASPPPGPLLFAGSPEAHKELRMPSTVETPTAAAELRDGAGAGAESNTPAEAGPRSRRRLSFFDAYVTQMRVEADGVLSVEFTPSESEAGTPSLVGLHRWEPGAHLDVLMGERLVRQFSLCSRPGEPLKVAVLREPESRGGSAHVHEVLRPGSQVRLRGPKNTFPLEPAEHYRFIAAGIGITPIIAMVREAHRRGIPWTLDYLGRSRETMAFVAELEDFGDCVYIHESGADGRFNLGAHLIEPDAGELAYACGPAGLLNELAEAAESWENPDLLRTELFLAQPSDGSTTAGVGSDGPGPSSAESGASLFDGPDDSRSTGDAPFTVTLTTGESVEVPADRSVLESLEDAGFAPLSSCREGICGTCETAVINGEVDHRDSLLSEEERTDSETMMICVSRSCGTSGLTLELE, from the coding sequence ATGTGGATGCTCGAGCGCGCGAACTCCCTCAGCGCCGCACCGACCATGCCCGATGGCAGCCGCGTCCTGGCCGCCAACCCTGACAGCGCCGAACGCGGCGACCCGTGGCGCTGGTCGATCACTCTTCATACGTCGCCGGACGGGGTAAGCACCTCTGTGAAGACTGATGAGTCCTTCGTCGTCCACACGGTCGAGCTTCTCGACGCAACCCACTGCTCGACTGTGCTCACACGATGCACCGGCGATGTCATCGTCGTCGCTGTCAAGACGGGGGAAGCGCTCATCACGGTGCCCGATGGTCCTTGGCAGCGGCGAATCCATCCCGGTGACTCCTTCGTCCTCGAGGGCGAAGTGAACGAGACCATTCGTGTCGAGCTCACCGACACACAATCGACCGCACCGTCTACTGCCTCACCCCCACCAGGACCGCTGCTCTTCGCTGGGTCCCCTGAAGCGCACAAGGAGTTGAGAATGCCATCAACAGTCGAGACGCCCACCGCCGCAGCAGAACTTCGCGATGGAGCCGGCGCCGGCGCCGAATCCAACACCCCCGCCGAGGCAGGCCCCCGGTCGCGCAGACGGCTGTCGTTCTTCGACGCATACGTCACGCAGATGCGAGTGGAGGCCGATGGCGTACTGTCCGTCGAGTTCACGCCGAGCGAGAGCGAAGCCGGGACACCATCACTTGTGGGCCTCCACCGCTGGGAGCCCGGAGCGCACCTTGACGTCCTCATGGGCGAGAGACTGGTGCGCCAGTTCTCCTTGTGCTCCCGACCGGGGGAGCCTCTGAAGGTGGCCGTGCTGCGCGAACCCGAATCGCGCGGCGGATCAGCTCACGTTCATGAGGTTCTTCGGCCGGGTTCTCAGGTTCGGCTGCGTGGGCCCAAGAACACCTTCCCACTCGAGCCCGCCGAGCACTATCGATTCATCGCCGCGGGGATCGGAATCACGCCCATCATCGCCATGGTACGCGAGGCCCATCGACGGGGCATCCCCTGGACGCTCGACTACCTCGGAAGGTCGCGTGAGACAATGGCCTTCGTCGCTGAGCTCGAAGATTTCGGCGACTGCGTGTACATTCATGAAAGTGGCGCGGACGGTCGCTTCAATCTCGGGGCACATCTCATCGAACCGGACGCCGGGGAGCTGGCATACGCTTGTGGACCGGCGGGGCTGCTCAATGAGCTGGCTGAAGCAGCGGAGTCATGGGAAAACCCCGATCTGCTACGCACCGAACTGTTCCTGGCTCAGCCCTCCGACGGTTCGACCACTGCCGGTGTCGGCTCAGATGGCCCCGGGCCGAGCAGTGCCGAATCGGGAGCTTCGCTCTTCGACGGCCCCGACGACAGCAGATCGACCGGCGATGCTCCTTTCACTGTCACGCTGACCACAGGCGAGTCGGTCGAGGTTCCCGCTGACAGGTCGGTTCTCGAATCACTGGAAGACGCAGGGTTTGCACCCCTGAGCTCGTGCCGCGAAGGAATCTGCGGCACTTGCGAGACCGCGGTGATCAACGGCGAGGTCGATCACCGCGACAGCCTCCTGTCCGAGGAGGAGAGGACGGACAGTGAGACGATGATGATCTGCGTCTCGCGTTCGTGTGGAACTTCCGGCCTCACTCTCGAACTCGAATGA
- a CDS encoding ABC transporter substrate-binding protein, whose translation MALLASGCAADGDQGGSGESGNKDVATGGEAFGTADEETAKLGTDAEPGEFPRTIKHANGSTEIEKKPERVVVLDTGELDDVLSLGIKPVGMVTTEGSNPVPSYLEDKVDGVETVDTINELDLEKIASLEPDLILGSQLRADKLYDELDSIAPTVFSIRPGFPWKENFRLVGDALGMEKEATADLEEYAEEAKTLKKSVDGNPTISLVRFMLEKLRLYANQSLIGVILGDAGFKRPEKQDVDELAVEISPENLDQAGGDYIFYTSYGDPKATGEDKALKSSQWKGLDAVKDGKAIRVEDAVWFLGLGPTGAGLILDDLDEYLTK comes from the coding sequence ATTGCCCTCCTCGCAAGCGGCTGCGCCGCCGATGGTGACCAGGGAGGTAGCGGCGAATCGGGCAACAAAGATGTCGCCACTGGTGGTGAGGCCTTCGGAACCGCGGATGAGGAGACTGCGAAGCTCGGCACCGACGCCGAGCCGGGGGAGTTCCCACGCACGATCAAGCACGCGAACGGGTCGACGGAGATTGAAAAGAAGCCTGAACGGGTCGTCGTCCTCGACACCGGCGAACTCGACGACGTCCTCTCGCTGGGCATCAAGCCTGTCGGAATGGTGACCACCGAAGGGTCAAACCCGGTGCCGAGCTACCTCGAAGACAAGGTCGACGGTGTCGAGACCGTCGATACGATCAATGAGCTCGATCTCGAGAAGATCGCCTCGCTCGAACCCGACCTCATCCTCGGCAGCCAGCTGCGGGCAGACAAGCTCTACGATGAGCTCGACTCGATCGCTCCGACGGTATTCTCGATCCGCCCTGGGTTCCCGTGGAAGGAGAACTTCCGCCTCGTCGGCGACGCCCTGGGAATGGAGAAGGAGGCCACCGCGGACCTCGAGGAATATGCGGAGGAAGCGAAGACGCTGAAGAAGTCCGTCGACGGCAACCCGACGATCTCTCTCGTACGGTTCATGCTCGAGAAACTGCGCCTCTATGCGAATCAGTCACTCATCGGAGTCATCCTCGGCGATGCCGGCTTCAAACGCCCGGAGAAGCAGGACGTCGACGAACTCGCCGTTGAGATCTCACCGGAGAACCTCGATCAGGCCGGCGGTGACTATATCTTCTACACGAGCTACGGTGATCCCAAGGCCACAGGCGAGGACAAGGCCCTCAAATCGAGTCAGTGGAAGGGTCTTGACGCGGTAAAGGACGGCAAGGCGATTCGTGTCGAGGACGCTGTGTGGTTCCTCGGCCTCGGGCCCACAGGTGCTGGGCTCATCCTCGACGATCTCGACGAGTACCTGACTAAGTGA